From Salinicola endophyticus:
CCCGTGTGATTCTTTTCGAGTTACCCCCCGCCATGATCGCCTGCCGCGGCGCGTCTAGCCAGCGTAGCGCTGCAGGGCGGCTAGTGTGACAGAGGTGAGCGCCGGCTGCGCCTCGGACGCTCATGCTTTGGCCTGATAGACCAAGGTTCAATGTCTGAACGAATATTCCAAGCGACTGATATTAAAGAAGAAGGCGCGAGTGCACCGAGCTGCGTGTCAGCCCTCGACTAAAGTCAGCCTGCCCCTGCAAGCCTCCTCTGACATAGGCTGCACTCGTGTCGCCGGACCCGACAAACCGTTGATTTTCGAGCGCTAAGCAGCGCGCCCGACGATCGGCACGGGGGCGGGCAGGACGCACCCGTGTGCGCCCGGTAGGCGGGGGGCGCTTTCGAGCAGCGAGAGGGGGAATCTCATGAAGGGAAAGAGCCGGCAGGACTACTGGAAGGCCAACGTACGCTTGATCGCGACGCTGTTGGTGGTCTGGTTCATCGTCTCCTATGGCTTCGGCGTGCTGCTGGTCGAGCCGCTCAATGCCATCCACTTTTTCGGTTTCAAGCTCGGCTTCTGGTTCGCCCAGCAGGGCGCGATCTACGCCTTCCTGGTGCTGATCGTGGTCTACGCCTGGGCGATGAACCGGCTCGACCGGGAGTACGACGTCGAAGAGCAGTAACTGGACATCTATCGCAACCGACAATAACCAACACACAGGACAGGCCTGATGGATATTCAACTACTGACCTATCTCTTCGTGGGGGGCTCCTTCGTCCTCTACATCGCTATCGCGATCGCCTCGCGGGTGGGCTCCACCAAGGAGTTCTACGTCGCCGGTGGCGGCGTTTCGCCGATCGCCAACGGCGCGGCCACCGCGGCCGACTGGATGTCGGCGGCGTCGTTCATCTCGATGGCGGGGATCATCGCCTACTCGGGCTATGACGCCTCGGTCTACCTGATGGGCTGGACCGGCGGCTACGTGCTGCTGGCGATGCTTCTGGCGCCTTATTTGCGCAAGTTCGGCAAGTTCACGGTGCCGGACTTCATCGGTGACCGCTACTACTCCAACGTGGCGCGCACGGTGGCGGTGATCTGCGTCATCTTCGTCTCGTTCACCTACGTGGCGGGACAGATGCGCGGTACCGGGATCGTCTTCGCCCGCTTCCTCGAGGTCGACGTCGACATCGGCGTGGCGATCGGCATGGTGATCGTGTTCTTCTACGCCGTGCTCGGCGGCATGAAGGGCATCACCTACACCCAGGTCGCGCAGTACTGCGTGCTGATCTTCGCCTTCACCGTGCCGGCGATCTTTCTGTCGATCATGATGACCGGGCATATCCTGCCGCAGACCGGCTTCGGTGCCACGCTGCTCGACGCCGCCGGCAACGACACCGGGGTCTTCCTGCTCACGCGGCTCGATCAGCTGGTGACCGAGCTCGGCTTCAGCGCCTACACCTCGGGCACCAAGTCGACCATCGATGTCTTTTTCATCACCGCGGCGCTGATGTGCGGCACCGCCGGTCTGCCTCACGTGATCGTGCGCTTCTTCACCGTGCCGCGGGTACGCGATGCCCGGGTCAGTGCCGGCTGGGCGCTGTTCTTCATCGCCATCCTCTACACCAGCGCGCCGGCGGTGGGGGCCTTCGCCCGAGTCAACCTGATCGATACGGTCGACAACACCGCCTACGAATCGCTGCCGCAGTGGTTCCGCAACTGGGAGAACTCGGGGCTGATCGCGTGGACCGACAAGAACGCCGACGGTGAGGTGCAGATGTCCGCCGGCGACCCGTTCAAGGGTGCCCCGGTCTATACCGGCGAGCGCGGCAGCCACGGCGAGCGGTTGTTGAGCAACGCCCCCACCGACAACCCCGGTGAGGTCTACATCGACCGCGACATCATCGTGCTGGCCAACCCCGAGATCGGCAATCTGCCGGCGTGGGTAGTGGCGCTGGTCGCCGCCGGGGGCGTGGCGGCGGCGCTGTCGACCGCAGCCGGGCTGCTGCTGGTGATCTCGTCGGCGATCTCCCACGACCTGCTCAAGAAACAGCTCAAGCCGGACATCTCCGAGAAGGGGGAGCTGCTGGCGGCACGTATCGCCGCGGCGGTGGCGATCGTGATCGCCGGCTACTTCGGCATCAATCCGCCGGGATTCGTCGCTCAGGTGGTGGCATTCGCCTTCGGACTGGCGGCGTCGAGCTTCTTCCCGGTGATCCTGATGGGCATCTTCTACAAGCGCATGAACAAGGAAGGGGCGATCGCCGGGATGCTGGTGGGGCTGATCTTCACCTTCAGCTACATCGTCTACTTCAAGTTCGTGGCACCGGAGATGAACACCCCCGAGCACTGGTGGTTCGGCGTCTCACCGGAGGGGATCGGTACGCTGGGCATGATCTTCAACTTCGTGGTGTCGCTGGTGGTGTGCCGCTTCACCGCACCGCCGCCGGCGGAGATCCAGCAGATCGTCGAGGAGATCCGCGTTCCCCGCGGTGCCGGCGCCGCGGTCGACCACTGAACCGAGGCTTGCTCACACACCGCCCCGGCGCGCCGGGGCGGTGTCTTGCGTCGAGATGGCCGACGGCGACGATATTCACCATAGGATACGAATAACGTGAGGAAACAGTGATGAACTGGATGGAGCATGGCCTGTTGCTGCTCGGGCTGCTGGTCGTGAGTGTGAGCTATCTGCGCTATGTGCGGCGCACACGTGATCTGCGTGGCGTGCTGCTGTTCTGGCAGCGGCGGATGGTGCTCACGCCGACCGAGTTCAAGCTGCAGCGCGCAGGTATCGCGGTGCTGTTCGTGGGGGTGACGGTGCGTTATCTGGGTGTGATGCACGTGATCTGAGGAAACGCTGAATAAATCGCCGGACGAGATGAAGGGCAAGGCGCCCGGAACGCAGAAAGCGAGACATAACATGGGGTTAGGCGAGCTTCCGAGTACCGCGTAACGCAGCCATTCGCTCGTGCAGGCATTTATGCAGTGATTCCCTGATCGTCGCCACGCCAGCGCTTCGCCGCCGCCCGGGGCGGTGTTAGCATAGGCGCCCCACGACCCCACGAATGACACCCGCGTCCAGCGGCGACCGGCGGCCCTCGCCGTGTCGCGGGCAGCGGCGCGAAAGAGCGAAGCATGCAACGAGCCAGCGATCCCCTCGATAGCCGGCAGGCAGAGACTGCCGAGGCCGATGCGTCTGCCAAGGCCAGACGCGAATTCAACAAGCTGCAGAAACGCCTGCGCCGCCAGGTCGGCAATGCGATCATCGACTACGGCATGATCCATGAAGGCGACAAGGTGATGGTGTGCCTGTCCGGCGGCAAGGACTCCTACACCATGCTGGAGATCCTGCTCAACCTGCAGCGCAACGCCCCGGTGGCGTTCGAGCTGGTGGCGGTCAATCTCGACCAGAAGCAGCCGGGCTTCCCCGAGCACGTGCTGCCCGAGTATCTCGCCACCAAGGATGTCGCCTACCATATCCTCGAGCGTGACACCTACTCGGTGGTGAAGGAGAAGACCCCGGAGGGCAAGACCACCTGCGCGCTCTGTTCGCGTCTACGCCGGGGCTCGCTCTACGGCTTCGCCGAGGAGATCGGCGCGACCAAGATCGCCCTCGGCCATCACCGCGAGGACATCCTCGAGACGCTGTTCCTCAACATGTTCTACGGTGGCACGCTCAAGTCGATGCCGCCCAAGCTGCTCTCCGACGACGGCAAGAACATCGTCATTCGCCCGCTGGCCTACTGCCGCGAAGCGGATATCGCCGAGTATGCGCGGCTGATGGACTTCCCGATCATCCCCTGCAACCTGTGCGGCTCGCAGCCCAACCTGCAGCGCCAGGTGGTCAAGGAGATGCTGGCGGAGTGGGAGGCCAAGCATCCGGGGCGCCTGGAGACGATGTTCAAGGCGGTGACCAATGTCGCACCCTCACAGCTGGCCGACCGCGAACTGTTCGACTTTGCCGGGCTCGAGGCGCGTCAGCGCCAGCGTCAGGAGACGCGGATCGACGCGCTCGACCTGCTCTCCCGCGAGGCCTGAGCGCGACACTTTTCAGACAGTGCCTATCAGACGGTGCCTAGCCGAGTGGCCCGCCGAGGATCGTCTTGCGCATCCCCCCCATGATATGGCGGCCGTCCTCGGCGGCGAGTTCGGCATACCAGGCTCGGGTAGCGGCGGGGTCGGCGCCGTGGGTGGTCTCGGCCCGCTGGCGCGCGCGGCTGACGATCTCGCCCACCCGCGACACCCTGGCGGCGTCGTAGCGTTCGAGCGCTGCGTCGATGGCGTGGTCGCTGGCCTCTAGCGCCTCGGCCAGCACCCAGGCGTCCTCCATCGCCTGGCAGCCGCCCTGACCCAGATCCGGGGCCATACCGTGGGCGGCGTCGCCGAGTATCGCTACGCGCGGGGCGACCAGTGTCTCCAGCGGCTCGATGTCGTGGATCTCCACCCGCGCCATGGCGGCGGGGTCGATGCGGGCGATCAGGTGCTGCACCGGCGGCGCCCAGCCGGTGAAGTGGTGCGCCAGCTCGTCGCGGTAGCGGGCGGGATCGTTGTCGCTGCCGGCGGGCAGCGGGACATCGAAGAAGCAGTAGAACTCCGGGTTCGCCGGATCGCCGCTCATCGGCATCAGCGAGACCCGCTGGTGATCGCCGACGTACTGTACCCAGTCGTTCAGTGGGGCCAGATCCTCGCTGGCGGGCACGCGCACGTTCCAGTTGACGTAGCCGCAGTAGCGTCGTGGCACCGGCCGGCCCAGCGCCTGTTCGCGCAGTCGCGAATGGGTGCCGTCGGCGATCACCAGCAGGTCCGCGTGGCGCTCGCTGCCGTCGTCGAAGTGGGCGGTGACGCCGGCATCGTCCTGGCGATAGCCGGTGCAGGCGGTGCCCAGGGTGACGGCCTGGGTGCCCACCGCATCGAGCAGCAACTGCTGCAGCGCGGCGCGTGCCACCGGGCAGGCGCGCTGGCCGACCTCGGCATACAGCGGCGCCAGGCTGAAGTCGGTGAGCCTGGCGCCGTCGCGGGTGTAATAGCTCATGCGCTGCATGTCGCCGCTGACCTGCTCCAGCGCCTCGCCTACGCCGAGCGCCTTGAGGATCTTGACCCCGTTGGACCACACCGAGATGGCAGCGCCCACCGGACGCAGCTCGGCGACCCGGTCGACCACGGCCACCCGATGGCCGCGGCGAGCTAGCGCCAGCGCGGCCGTCAGCCCGCCCATGCCGGCACCGATCACCAGAACGTTCAAGCTCATGGGGTATCCTCGCAAGCGTATTGTCGTGTCGTGGGGATCGTCGGCGAGCGGGGGCATGGCGCCGCCGCTCAAGGTGCCTGACCGATCGAACAGGTTTTTGTCATCCTACGCAGAAACGAGGCCCCAGGGGAATGCCTGGTAGCGTCCACCAGGCCGTTCTGGAACAGTCTCGCCAGATTCGAGGCGAGCGACGGCCACCGCCCAGGGGGCGCTGCGAAGAGGGCGGCGAAGCACCGATACCCGGGCAAGCGAATGCGGGACAACGAAGTCGGGCAAGCGAAGTGGGGAAGGGGAAAGTGAGGAGGAGGGAAGATGCGGACCCAGGCAGATGACGTGCCGGTACCCGATGACGAAGATCGCCGGCGGATCGCCAGCGCGCTGGCGCACGGCGACGACACGCTGCACGAGACCGCGCTCGGTGGTGTGCGCGTGTGCGGGCCGGCGCAGGCGCCGCGGCTGCTGCTGAGCCACGGCGCCGGGGCAGGGCACGACTCGCCCTTCCTGAGCCGTCTGCGCCACGCTCTGGCCGCAGGCGGCGTACAGGTGATTGCGGTGGAGTTCGCCTACATGGCGCGCATGCGCCGTGAGGGCCGCCGCCGGCCGCCGCCGCGGGTCGAGGGGCTGGTGGCGGAACTGAGCGCCTGGCGCCGGGCCATCGACGCGGACGGCCTGGCGCCGGCGTGGCTGGGCGGCAAATCGATGGGCGGGCGGGTGGCCAGCCTGCTGGCAGCGCGCGAGCCGACGCCCGGGTTGGTGCTGTGCGGCTACCCCTTTCATCCGCCGGGCAAGCCGGAGCGTCTGCGCCTCGACCACTGGCCCGACCTCGCGTGTCCGCTGCTGTTGCTGCAGGGGACGCGGGATGCGTTCGGGACCCGCACCGAGGTCGAAGGCTATACGCTGCCGGCGCAACTCGAGTGCCATTTTCTCGACGGTGGTGACCACGACTGGCAGCCCCCGAAGCGTCTCGGCGTGAGCCAGGCGGCACTGATCGACACCGCTGCAGCCCTGATCTGCCGGCGCCTCGCGCAAGTCAATCGACACCAAGGATAAAACGTTGCGGAAAAGCGGTTGACTTTCAACCGGCTACCGGTAGAATGCAGCGCCACGTGACCACGGGTGGTTAGCTCAGCTGGGAGAGCACCAGCCTTACAAGCTGGGGGTCACAGGTTCGAACCCTGTACCACCCACCATCGCGCAAGCGCTGGACCGTGGATCACGTGATTGGAAACTGGGGACCGGTAGTTCAGTCGGTTAGAATGCCGGCCTGTCACGCCGGAGGTCGCGGGTTCGAGTCCCGTCCGGTCCGCCATTTCCACCGATGTTCGGGGAGCAGAAGTTTTCCGGGTATCATTTGCAAGTCGCGTAGTGGGTATCAGGTAGGTGTTTCACGACTCAGACCCGATGCTTCGAGTGGACCGGTAGTTCAGTTGGTTAGAATGCCGGCCTGTCACGCCGGAGGTCGCGGGTTCGAGTCCCGTCCGGTCCGCCACACTTCGTGCTGCGCAGCGTCAGACGTTTTGGGTGGTTAGCTCAGCCGGTTAGAGCACCAGCCTCACATGCTGGGGGTCACAGGTTCGAGTCCTGTACCACCCACCATCGTCTCAGGATGATGGTCACCGATATATGCGGACCGGTAGTTCAGTTGGTTAGAATGCCGGCCTGTCACGCCGGAGGTCGCGGGTTCGAGTCCCGTCCGGTCCGCCATCGACGTCTCGACAATGTGTTTAGTCAGTGCCCAGTACCAGCAGCGCCCAAACGGCCGCTGTGAGCGAACCAACCAGCCTTAGAGCTGGTTTTTTCGTCTCTGGCCTTTGCTTCTGGCACCGCCGCGCGCTCTGCGTCCCTCCTTGTCTCTACTCACGCTGCGTTGTTTTCCGCTGACGCTGCCCTGTTTTTTGTCCCCTGGTGCCTGTCAGAGGCGTCGTTCGCAGCGGCAGACCCGGGGCCGCCGATATGCCCGCCTGCGACGATGCCGCTTTGGTGGAATGGTCGCCGCCGTGGATTGGGTTACACTGGCGTTCATACGTGCGTTTGAAAACAGCCGCATACCGCTGCGTGGAGCCGACCGTGACCGCTTATCCGAATCTCTTTCGCCCGCTGCGCGTGGGCTCGCTGACCCTGCGCAATCGGGTCGTGATGGGCTCGATGCATACCAATCTCGAGGAGGCGCCCGGCGGCTTCGAACGCCTGGCGGCCTTCTACGCCGAGCGGGCGCGCCGCGGGGTCGGGCTGATCGTGACCGGGGGGATTGCGCCCAACGCCGAAGGCGCGGTCTTCGCCCATGCCGCCAAGCTGAGCGAGGAGGCCGAGTGCGAGGCGCACCGCCAGGTGGTAGCGGCGGTGCACGCCGAAGAGACGCCGATCTGCCTGCAGATCCTGCATGCCGGGCGCTACGCCTATTCGCCGGCGCTGGTTGCGCCCTCCGCCATCGCTGCGCCGATCAATCGTTTCACGCCCCACGCGCTGAGCGATGCCGAGGTACACCAGCAGATCGCGGATTTCGTGCGCTGCGCCGAGCTGGCCCAGCGTGCCGGCTACGACGGCGTCGAGGTGATGGGCTCGGAAGGCTATCTGATCAACCAGTTCCTGTGCGCGCGCAGCAATCAGCGCGATGACGACTGGGGCGGCGACGCGACTCGGCGCCAGCGTTTCGCGCTGGAGATCGTGCGCGGCATTCGCCGCCGCTGCGGGGCGGACTTCGTGCTGATCTTCCGCTTGTCGATGATCGATCTGGTCGAGGAGGGCAGTACCCAGTCCGAGATCGTGGCCCTGGCCACGGCGCTGGAGGCGGCCGGGGTGGATGCACTGGACTGCGGTATCGGCTGGCACGAGGCGCGGGTGCCGACCATCGTCACCAGCGTGCCGCGGGCGGCGTTCGTCGGCGTCTCGCAAGCGGTGCGCGCGGCCGTCGGCATCCCCACCCTGGCCACCAACCGCATCAACATGCCGGCGGTGGCCGAGCGTGTGCTGGCCGAGGGGCACGCCGATCTGGTCTCGCTGGCGCGCCCCTTCCTGGCCGATCCGGGCTGGGTCGAGAAGGCTGCCGAAGGGCGTGACGACGAGATCAACACCTGCATCGCCTGCAACCAGGCCTGCCTCGATCACACCTTCCAGGGCAAGCTGACCAGCTGTCTGGTCAATCCGCGCGCTTGTCACGAGACCGAGCTGGTACTCGAGCCGACCGCCGCGCCCAAGCAGATCGCCGTGGTCGGCGCCGGGCCGGCGGGGCTGGCCACGGCCATTGCCTGCGCCGAGCGTGGCCACCGGGTCACCCTGTTCGAGCGCGAGCCGGAGATCGGCGGGCAGTTCCGCTACGCTCGGCGTATTCCCGGCAAGGAGGAGTTCGCCGAGACGCTGCGCTACTTCGAACGCCAGCTGGTGCGCTGGGGCGTCGATCTGCGTCTCGACCAGCAGGTCGATGCCCAGCAGCTGCTGGCCTTCGACGAGGTGGTCCTGGCCACCGGGGTCAAACCGCGGGAGCTGGCGCTGGAGGGCGCCGACCACCCCAGCGTGGTGCCCTATCCGCTGGCGATCCTGCACCCTGAACGGGTCGGGCGGCGGGTGGCGATCATCGGTGCCGGCGGGATCGGCTTCGATGTCGCCGAGCTGCTCTCCCACGTCGGGCAGCCAGCGCTGGATAGGGACGCATGGTGCGACGAGTGGGGGGTGGATCTCGAGGTGAGTGCGCCGGGCGGGCTCAAGCCGCGGCAGACGCCGCCGGCCCCGCGTCAGATCACGCTGCTGCAGCGCAAGGCCGGCAAGCCGGGGGCGGGGCTGGGCGCGACCACCGGCTGGGTGCACCGGGCAGCGCTCAAGGCGCGCGGGGTGGAGAGCTGGGCCGAGTGTGATTATGTGCGTATCGACGATGCCGGCCTGCATCTGCGTGTGGCGGGCGAGCCGCGGCTGCTCGAGGTCGACAGCGTGGTGGTGTGCGCCGGGCAGGAGTCGGAGCTTGCGCTGCTCGACGATCTCACCCGCGCTGGCATCGGCACCCACCGGATCGGTGGGGCCGACGTCGCCGCCGAGATCGACGCCAAGCGTGCGATCGATCAGGGGACGCGGCTGGCCGCACGCCTCTGAGAGGGAGCAAGGCACCGCCGTTCCACGCACCGCTAGCCCCGCTGGGCCTGCCGCCGGTGGGCAGTCGGCGGCGTCCCGGGTGGTTGGCTTCCGCCGTCGCCGACAGGTGTTAGACTGCTGAGGTTGAGGAAGCGCAAGCCGCGACGATGGCGATCCTGTCGTCGCGGCTTGCGCTTCGCGTGATTCAGGCGTTCATGCCTGGCCTCCGCACGAGCCTCGCTCGCGGGGGAGGGATCGTACAAGGACCCGCCCAATGACCTCTGACTGTACTCCTCGCTTTCTGGCGAGCGACAATACCTCCGGCATCTGCCCGGAAGCCCTCGACTATCTGATCCAGGCCAACGCCAGTGACGATCTCGCCTACGGCAACGACGTCTGGACCCACCGCGCCGCCGACCGCTTTCGCGAGCTGTTCGACTACGACTGCGACGTCTTCTTCGTGTTCAACGGCACGGCCGCCAACTCGCTGACCCTGGCCGCCCTCGGTCAGAGCTATCACAGCGTGATCTGCCACGAGCTGGCGCACATCGAGACCGACGAGTGCGGCGGCCCGGAGTTCTTCTCCAACGGTTCCAAACTGCTCACCTGCCCGGGCGAAGAGGGCAAGCTTACCCCCGAGGGGATCGAGCGCCTGGTGGTGCGCCGCAGCGATATCCACTACCCCAAGCCGCGGGTGGTCTCGATCACCCAGGCCACCGAGGTGGGCACCGTCTATTCGCGCGAGGAGCTGCTGGCGATCCGCACCATGGCCGACAAGTACGATCTGCGCGTGCATATGGACGGCGCGCGTTTCGCCAACGCCTGCAGTGCCCTGGACGCCACGCCGGCGGAGCTCACCTGGCAGGTCGGGGTGGACGTGCTGTGCTTCTCCGGGACCAAGAACGGGCTGCCGCTGGGCGAGGCGATCCTGTTCTTCAACAAGGGTCTGGCCGAGGATTTCGCCTATCGCTGCAAGCAGGCCGGCCAGCTCGCCTCCAAGATGCGCTTCATCGCCGCCCCTTGGCTGGGGCTGCTGGAGACCGGCGCCTGGCGGCGCAATGCCGAGCACGCCAACGCCATGGCGCGCTACCTCGCCGAGGGGCTGGCGGCGCTGCCCGGCGTCCGGCCGATGTTCCCGACCCAGGCCAACAGCGTCTTCGTCAGCCTGCCGGCACCGGTGATCGAGGCGTTGCGGGCCAAGGGCTGGAC
This genomic window contains:
- a CDS encoding DUF4212 domain-containing protein, with translation MKGKSRQDYWKANVRLIATLLVVWFIVSYGFGVLLVEPLNAIHFFGFKLGFWFAQQGAIYAFLVLIVVYAWAMNRLDREYDVEEQ
- a CDS encoding sodium:solute symporter family protein → MDIQLLTYLFVGGSFVLYIAIAIASRVGSTKEFYVAGGGVSPIANGAATAADWMSAASFISMAGIIAYSGYDASVYLMGWTGGYVLLAMLLAPYLRKFGKFTVPDFIGDRYYSNVARTVAVICVIFVSFTYVAGQMRGTGIVFARFLEVDVDIGVAIGMVIVFFYAVLGGMKGITYTQVAQYCVLIFAFTVPAIFLSIMMTGHILPQTGFGATLLDAAGNDTGVFLLTRLDQLVTELGFSAYTSGTKSTIDVFFITAALMCGTAGLPHVIVRFFTVPRVRDARVSAGWALFFIAILYTSAPAVGAFARVNLIDTVDNTAYESLPQWFRNWENSGLIAWTDKNADGEVQMSAGDPFKGAPVYTGERGSHGERLLSNAPTDNPGEVYIDRDIIVLANPEIGNLPAWVVALVAAGGVAAALSTAAGLLLVISSAISHDLLKKQLKPDISEKGELLAARIAAAVAIVIAGYFGINPPGFVAQVVAFAFGLAASSFFPVILMGIFYKRMNKEGAIAGMLVGLIFTFSYIVYFKFVAPEMNTPEHWWFGVSPEGIGTLGMIFNFVVSLVVCRFTAPPPAEIQQIVEEIRVPRGAGAAVDH
- the ttcA gene encoding tRNA 2-thiocytidine(32) synthetase TtcA, with the translated sequence MQRASDPLDSRQAETAEADASAKARREFNKLQKRLRRQVGNAIIDYGMIHEGDKVMVCLSGGKDSYTMLEILLNLQRNAPVAFELVAVNLDQKQPGFPEHVLPEYLATKDVAYHILERDTYSVVKEKTPEGKTTCALCSRLRRGSLYGFAEEIGATKIALGHHREDILETLFLNMFYGGTLKSMPPKLLSDDGKNIVIRPLAYCREADIAEYARLMDFPIIPCNLCGSQPNLQRQVVKEMLAEWEAKHPGRLETMFKAVTNVAPSQLADRELFDFAGLEARQRQRQETRIDALDLLSREA
- the hpxO gene encoding FAD-dependent urate hydroxylase HpxO; translated protein: MSLNVLVIGAGMGGLTAALALARRGHRVAVVDRVAELRPVGAAISVWSNGVKILKALGVGEALEQVSGDMQRMSYYTRDGARLTDFSLAPLYAEVGQRACPVARAALQQLLLDAVGTQAVTLGTACTGYRQDDAGVTAHFDDGSERHADLLVIADGTHSRLREQALGRPVPRRYCGYVNWNVRVPASEDLAPLNDWVQYVGDHQRVSLMPMSGDPANPEFYCFFDVPLPAGSDNDPARYRDELAHHFTGWAPPVQHLIARIDPAAMARVEIHDIEPLETLVAPRVAILGDAAHGMAPDLGQGGCQAMEDAWVLAEALEASDHAIDAALERYDAARVSRVGEIVSRARQRAETTHGADPAATRAWYAELAAEDGRHIMGGMRKTILGGPLG
- a CDS encoding alpha/beta family hydrolase, encoding MRTQADDVPVPDDEDRRRIASALAHGDDTLHETALGGVRVCGPAQAPRLLLSHGAGAGHDSPFLSRLRHALAAGGVQVIAVEFAYMARMRREGRRRPPPRVEGLVAELSAWRRAIDADGLAPAWLGGKSMGGRVASLLAAREPTPGLVLCGYPFHPPGKPERLRLDHWPDLACPLLLLQGTRDAFGTRTEVEGYTLPAQLECHFLDGGDHDWQPPKRLGVSQAALIDTAAALICRRLAQVNRHQG
- a CDS encoding NADPH-dependent 2,4-dienoyl-CoA reductase, which codes for MTAYPNLFRPLRVGSLTLRNRVVMGSMHTNLEEAPGGFERLAAFYAERARRGVGLIVTGGIAPNAEGAVFAHAAKLSEEAECEAHRQVVAAVHAEETPICLQILHAGRYAYSPALVAPSAIAAPINRFTPHALSDAEVHQQIADFVRCAELAQRAGYDGVEVMGSEGYLINQFLCARSNQRDDDWGGDATRRQRFALEIVRGIRRRCGADFVLIFRLSMIDLVEEGSTQSEIVALATALEAAGVDALDCGIGWHEARVPTIVTSVPRAAFVGVSQAVRAAVGIPTLATNRINMPAVAERVLAEGHADLVSLARPFLADPGWVEKAAEGRDDEINTCIACNQACLDHTFQGKLTSCLVNPRACHETELVLEPTAAPKQIAVVGAGPAGLATAIACAERGHRVTLFEREPEIGGQFRYARRIPGKEEFAETLRYFERQLVRWGVDLRLDQQVDAQQLLAFDEVVLATGVKPRELALEGADHPSVVPYPLAILHPERVGRRVAIIGAGGIGFDVAELLSHVGQPALDRDAWCDEWGVDLEVSAPGGLKPRQTPPAPRQITLLQRKAGKPGAGLGATTGWVHRAALKARGVESWAECDYVRIDDAGLHLRVAGEPRLLEVDSVVVCAGQESELALLDDLTRAGIGTHRIGGADVAAEIDAKRAIDQGTRLAARL
- a CDS encoding low specificity L-threonine aldolase, translating into MTSDCTPRFLASDNTSGICPEALDYLIQANASDDLAYGNDVWTHRAADRFRELFDYDCDVFFVFNGTAANSLTLAALGQSYHSVICHELAHIETDECGGPEFFSNGSKLLTCPGEEGKLTPEGIERLVVRRSDIHYPKPRVVSITQATEVGTVYSREELLAIRTMADKYDLRVHMDGARFANACSALDATPAELTWQVGVDVLCFSGTKNGLPLGEAILFFNKGLAEDFAYRCKQAGQLASKMRFIAAPWLGLLETGAWRRNAEHANAMARYLAEGLAALPGVRPMFPTQANSVFVSLPAPVIEALRAKGWTFYTFIGAGGARFVCSWNTTTELLDDLLTDARAALDHAAR